TGCTGCCACCTTCCTCGATACTGCCCGACCGGACTCCCGGATCCGATTCCCCAGCTCCAGGCCGCTTGACGAATCGTCGTATACGTCGAATACTCGTCATCAACGTCAATTACTGAAAGGCAGTTCATGAGTATTCATCGTGTGGGCTTGGTCGTACCGAGCTCCAACGTCACCGTGGAAACGGAGATGCCCGCCCTGTTGGCGCGACATCGAGATGCCCGGTTCTCGTTCCACTCCTCGCGCATGCGCATGCAGGCCGTGTCGCCGGAGCAACTGCGGGCCATGAACGCCCAGCGCGAACGGTGCATCCTCGAGTTGGGCGATGCCGGAATCGACGCAATTCTCTATGCATGCCTCGTCGCTCTCATGGTCGCCGGGCCCGGGGAACACCAACGGGTCGAGGGGCTCATCGCGGAACAACTCGCCACGGGCGGATCCGATGCAGCCGTCAGGTCGAGTGCGGGAGCACTCGTGGAAGGCCTGCGGGCTCTGGACGCGAAGAACATCGTTCTCGTGACGCCGTACATGCGACCGCTCGCCGAGAAGGTGGTCGAGTACATCGAGGCCGAAGGCATTCGCGTCCTCGATTGGCGTGCACTCGAAGTGTCCGACAACGCCGAAGTCGGCTGCATCCCTGGCGAACGAGTCATGGACGCGG
The nucleotide sequence above comes from Rhodococcoides fascians A25f. Encoded proteins:
- a CDS encoding maleate cis-trans isomerase family protein, coding for MSIHRVGLVVPSSNVTVETEMPALLARHRDARFSFHSSRMRMQAVSPEQLRAMNAQRERCILELGDAGIDAILYACLVALMVAGPGEHQRVEGLIAEQLATGGSDAAVRSSAGALVEGLRALDAKNIVLVTPYMRPLAEKVVEYIEAEGIRVLDWRALEVSDNAEVGCIPGERVMDAARSLDLTGADALVISACVQMPSLPLVQAAEDEFGIPVLSAATAGAYSLLRALDLPVDLPDAGSLLRADAVVTS